The Megalobrama amblycephala isolate DHTTF-2021 linkage group LG16, ASM1881202v1, whole genome shotgun sequence genome includes the window atataactttaactaaagatacatttttgatttgcaGCTGTCATGCTTAAACACTGGTTCTGCagatttttgacatttcaaaattgcattgtttttgtaacCATCACATTAGACTCAGTGAAACAGTCACTGTTTAGGGGCCCAAGCAGTATAGCTGTTGGTgccttgtttaaaatgttatttgtagTGAATGCTCTTTTGAATAGTGTTATCAAATAAGGAATCTGTTGTAAGCTgattaaaattgttttaaaaaaaaacatgaaagtagcGTATACCATAAACTAATGTGATGgttacaaaaacaatgcaaatttgaaatgtcaaaaatctGCAGAACCAGTGTTTAAGCATGACAGCTGCAAATCAAAAATTTATCTTtagttaaagttatatattttatcaacatctgaactttgcaaaaagggaaatgtcactttttcagaatattgtatatattgtataaagataatttgtaaaatccacaaaagctttatagatctttattgtaaagttgttaaacagtgtttttcatgcttgttttgcacattcatattcaattttatacatgcatctaaatgccacttctgATGCAGATTCTGTTTCCTCTGCCGTGGAAAAATAACGGTAAAAGCCTACagtgagttattctaattaacatgagactgatagccaaggttaggggaaaattacatttttataaaggtaaaaaaaaaaataaaaaaatgccatgACAATCAATTCCAAGGGACAGTTAAAcctaaatgataattctgtcatcattgacttacactgtagtttgttccaaacctatatgagtttagttcaacagaagaaagaaaaaggatgatattttgaagaatgtcagtaaccagttgatggtagccagtgacttccatatttttttttttttttttcctactatgaaagtcactctctacagtcagctgtttgtttactgacattcaaaatatatttttagttcaacagaagaaagaaactcatacaggttcggaacaactagaaggtaagtcaatgatgacagaatttttatttttgattgacctatccctttaagggggcatatacaaatctgatgattaacagtttacatcttaacagtaacagtttacagaacactgatgggaatactgcttcagaataaattaaatttacaacacaaaaatgatcaattttactagatgtagttagttattgcaccatcacagtatttgaaaagaaacgtgaggagagttaatgctgcgtgaggaaagtgagtcgccggctgcagaaagtgagtcgccggctgcggaaagtgactcgccggctgcggaaagtgactcgccggctgcgtgaggaaagtgattcgtccgctgcgtgaggaaagtgattcgtccgctgcgtgaggaaagtgagtcgccggctgcgtgaggaaagtgattcgtccgctgcgtgaggaaagtgagtcgccggctgcggaaagtgactcgccggctgcggaaagtgactcgccggctgcggaaagctgcgtgaggaaagtgattcgtccgctgcgtgaggaaagtgagtcgtccgctgcgtgaggaaagtgagtcgccggctgcgtgaggaaagtgattcgtccgctgcgtgaggaaagtgattcgtccgctgcgtgaggaaagtgagtcgccggctgcgtgaggaaagtgattcgtccgctgcgtgaggaaagtgattcgtccgctgcgtgaggaaagtgagtcgccggctgcgtgaggaaagtgattcgtccgctgcgtgaggaaagtgattcgtccgctgcgtgaggaaagtgagtcgccggctgcgtgaggaaagtgattcgtccgctgcgtgaggaaagtgattcgtccgctgcgtgaggaaagtgactcgccggctgcggaaagtgactcgccggctgcggaaagtgactcgccggctgcggaaagctgcgtgaggaaagtgattcgtccgctgcgtgaggaaagtgagtcgtccgctgcgtgaggaaagtgagtcgccggctgaggagagtcagtggtccgctgcgtgaggaaagtgattcgtccgctgcgtgaggaaagtgagtcgccggctgcgtgaggaaagtgattcgtccgctgcgtgaggaaagtgagtcgccggctgcgtgaggaaagtgattcgtccgctgcgtgaggaaagtgagtcgccggctgaggagagtcagtggtcagctgcgtgaggaaagtgattcgtccgctgcgtgaggaaagtgagtcgccggctgaggagagtcagtggtcagctgcgtgaggaaagtgagtcgttcgctgcgtgaggagagtgtgtatgcagatgcaccgccggcctatcagtggtaaactcagtggctactggcaattgtatagtgaattcccgcgacaagtcggtagccatatttttggaccttcCGGCCCGCCATACCGCGGACCCTGCAGGCTCCAATACAGCTTAACGCGTCTTCAACAATTCtctaggcttgtttgagatgagcaaattctgcgcagaaccgatcaccggtgatcaccgcgagatgcatgccggttagaaatgtgtccgagggtgggccgccttgctctgatgtcatgctgACATGTGTCAAAAACCACTCGCGAGGGCGAGGCGGACGtgtcggattctgcagtcgagcgcagTTCCTTtccaccgactgcgctgaccaaaagcatgatgggaaacgacttgatgacgacacagcttaaagcttattggtttaaacaaccgtgatgtattgatctgatttatgtttatgtttgattttaaaactctaatacCATGATTTTATGCGTATAaattatgtgtgaatattccAAAAGTCTCTGACAGTGCAatctctctatgggttatgCGATTgttatcataaaaatatataaaaacatgtctgtaattaaaattaaaatgattgatacacacatccttcgaatggaaataaataacaagtactttggGTGGCTtcttcattatgtttattttcatataaaagcaacagaacgtaaattacatccagtttatcagcaacacagcgcACAAGTGCGAATCCcgcgatatccgcctttgatctcgCAGGTGTCTGATCCACTACGAGAACGGAGAATTGTccgtcttgcctgcacttttttcactcctcccctcactgcagccgcctactctcggctgaacttcaggcgaggctaggcgcatctcaaacaagcctaacaTTAATATATACTTCAGCTTATGGAAAAAGCTACTTGTGATGATTCTTTatgtggctttctcttttaccacCTGGGTTAtatggtggttgtcagtatatgttaaaggtgcaaaacagatattagtaatAGTGTACATTGTTGAATTTACTTGTTTAAATTCAAACTTCTAACTACACCAAAAGTTAAACAAATTTCCCGTCACTCACTGAAGAGATGTTTTAATACAcatatgtaaatgttttaatacagatgtttttcacactttttaaaacagcagggtttttcttttaattatttattacattcTATAATAACTTTTCCTTTGTGCAAAGAAAATTCATACATGTGTTCGTTTTGATGCAGTAAtttgtttaatgttaaaagTACATATTCTCAGTTCCTTAAACCAAAGAAGAGCAGAGCAACAAACAAGCTTTATTCAGCATCAGATAGTGTATCATATTGAGTTTCTGCTGGTCTTTGCTGTAGAATCTGACGTTCATCTGGATtcactgaaacaggaagtagAAGAGCAGAGGAGACAAGAGCAGGAGGAAGCTTCCCTTATACACTCCATCTAATCAAGACAGCAAGggaattcatattaattaacaCCACACTACTGCTACTATCACTACTGCTACTACTAAGAAAACTGCATGTTCGTTGTTGATCAATTTCtcacaactttttaaaaacaataaaaactctGAACGTACTTTTAAATGAACGTAAATGAACGTAATTTATCAGCTTCTTCTTTTCATGCTGCTATAGCTTTACAGTTTTTTGACTACTTTTAATATGGTGCTGCTTATTAACAATCACATGTTCATACTGAATTATTATTGTTAGTaaaatattatcattttaaGTTACTGTGGATAAAATCCAACTGCTAGTGCATGATGAAATAAAGGCCAATACCTGCTGCATTGCAAAGATCAGTGTTACAGCAGCTATAAGTCACTCCGGTTGGTAGCTGTCCAGTCCCTGTTTCACATTTATCACACCCTTTACTTGTGACAGTCACCTTAGCGGACCCTGTAAAAAAGATATAAATgctcaaataataaaataagataataaaaaaTCCAAGAATAGCagtttaaaagtatactttctcTCCAGCATTATGATCACTTATACTGCAGATTTTCACATTATTCTGGACTTACCAATGGTTTTTTCTATCGTACTGCTTACACATTGAACATTTCCATTTGGACATGTCTCCACTTTCAGTTCACAGGAGCCCGTCAAAAGAGATGTGCACGAGTAACACTTGAGAGAATATCCTTACAAACAGCGAAAGACATTGAGTTAGCTCTCTACAGTATGACTAACAAATAATACATTTCAATATTTGCTGTTTTTTGTACCTCCAGtgagaaaaatgaaaagaagaACAACGGAGACTTGCAGATCCATCATGTGTCAGAAACAGAATGACTACAGAAATAATGCTTCAGGATCTTTTATGTCTGTTCAGAAAGGGTTGGGTTTAATAAGAACACATTGTGAAATCCGCAAGGCACTATGAAAGTTACTGCTAAGGGAATCTGAAACTTCATCAGGTTGGGGCTCGTTTGTGAAAACAAGCAGGATGAGTTTCTGTGGAAAAGCTTCCCCCCAGTACTTCTCCAGAAACAATTTGATAGTTACACAATTATTTCCTATTCCTAGTATTCCGAGCGGCTCTTTGTTAACATAACACTGAGGTTATAGTTTGAGATAAATCGATTATACTGTAAATCATTTTCTTTGGTTAACCGTATGGGCAAACCCATTCTACAGATCCTACACTCCAAAAAAaaagctgggttaaaaacaacccatttggcAACCCAGCACTGGGTAAATACTGGACCGAACAAATGCTGGGATAAATATTCTTACAAAACAATTGTAccatcttaaaaaaaatgtagcacCATGCTTTTACCTATTTTTACAGCTTttaacatactttaaaataattgtaatccagtatattttctaaaaatatatttgaatatattttatttttttaaagggtacTTATCTGAATAttacttcaaaatatatttgaggtatattttaaaatgtatgctcAAATTTGCCATTGTAACAATGTACTGagagtatatttaaaaatacatttaatatcctgaagttggagtgtattttaagttaaatttgagtataatTTTGAAGTTTACTTATTCATTCTTggaattcattttattatttgcgcATATTTCAGAAAGTGTTAAAATGAATGATTTATGTGTTAAAAGCCCATTTTtaatatgcagtgtagcctataattTCCAAATAAgtgtaaatatgtttaataagttTACACTGGAAGAAAAGTATCATGTTACAGctgtacacacaaatctatattaagcaacacaccagcagcacaactgCATGAGAATATGAGTTGAGTGGTTGAGATtcatcggaattcaaatgtttcTTCAACTCAAGTACAGGTCTCTGTggaacaaaagaacaaaaaaaccTGCTTTCACAACCATGAGGTGAGGATTCTGGACAGAGAAAACTGGTGGCTTTAACAAGACATAAAAGAGGCGATTCTTGTGAAGGTGAAGCGTCCCTCATTGAATAGTGGAGGGGGTTATATTTGCCAGAGTCATTTCCTGTGTTTTTACAACTGAGGATGGTGCTTGGATGAACACTGTTTCAActtgtttttatgtatttgtttgtttgtttgtttgtttatttatttattttggtgatgttgcagttttccaagcacaacacagtgagacaAATGAATGGgcagcttctttattattactctaatgaaaagagtaataatttttatgtgcttgtcacaaacttcaagaacaaaaaaaaaatgatcagtGTCCAattgttacggtacacaggaggcagacacagatgtaaacaggtaatggtagtttattgaccacagtagaACATGAGATATCAAACAGGTGAGTAGAATGGATGTAGATGATGTTCGGATGATAATATAggagatagttactgtccttttcgtTGCAGGTTGATAtacgctggagcttggagatcgctggagacaCTTGGAGCTGACTGGAGCACACCCACACAgaagacgaggcacacagagggaaggagacacgctggagacaggtgagtatacgaagaggagtccttgaggtatgcataacaggaagtatatgcgaacgagaccggacctggaatgctgtgtgtgtgtgtgtgctctttatggtggcggtgatcagtactctggagatggcgtgcgctgtgattggttgaggttggaacctgacgtgtctgtgacagtaataaccttcaaagggcataattaccaatatatataattgttgttatataaaaataaatttacaaacaatacaacaaatactatagagatgcaaattaaattaacttgttttttcagatacagtaggtttatttaccatgtataaatttatttatacaaatatGCAACACTGGACACGCTCTCGATGCGTTCTCGACTTTTGCCATTAAAATAACGTCATTGAAACAGccttaaataaactatatatataaggATCGTTTCTGATAGCTGCAAtctatttttattcttgttAAAATccatggagaatatctcgtaattttccgtgggtgctcgaCCACGGGATCGGCGCCTatggttggagctgaactctgaaGGACAGTGGCCTTTTAGCAATAGGACACCCCTGTAAAGAACCCCCCATCGGCCCAATGAACAGAATCCAATGGCCGGGGTGAAGGTTTAACACGTGTATGTCTTTGCAGTGCCCCTATGAAGTTCACTCaatttttagaatttagttTCAATTTCACTTTAGCTGcttgtttaatctgactccaatttcaaatgcttATTACTCTTAGATCATGTTTCTAATTAAGGAATTAATCATTGgtcatgtattaatttagatatatgATTATTCTGGGTATTCCATACTTCCAATTATTTGTTCATTACGGACCCAATATCACTTAGAGTCACACATCCCGGGTTTGTGTGGATCTCACGACACAAATTCGTCAGTTTCTGATTCttaaggtgcgtcccaattcacaTATGTCACGGAATGAAGGGAGGATGCAGATGCAAGTTAATCTCTTTAATAGAGCTTCACACAGAAGGTAGTCAGTTtcaacacacaaaaaacatataACAGTCAGCAGGAGAGCGGTAACACAGGGACGTCGATGGGCGGTGAAGATCCGTGATGAAAGGTGATCGGAGAGCAGTGTCCGTGAGTCCGTGATGTAATCCGCGAGTGAGAGAAATCCAGAGAGAAATCCAATGAGAACACGAAAACCAGGAAACAGCGACTAGAAGTCCAATCCagggaaacacacaaacaagcaACACGGGACACTAACACGCGGACTCCgcacaacgatctgacaaacaagaGACGGAAGACAAGGCGTTAAATAGGCAGATGGTAAGTGctcacagctgccgctgatcaacaatcagcggcgacacccacacaaaacaatcaggtgacacacccACACCATaacacagacaccagaatgagacagcggatccatgaaaccgtgacagtaccccctctccTAGGAACGCCTCACGCCGTTCCCAGAACTCcttacctgtcgattgtaatcatcgataagggagtgatccagaatgtccctagcaggaacccaacttctctccttcggaccgtaaccttcccagtccaccaagtactggaatccgcgtcccctccgtCTAGAGTCCAGAATGTGATTAACCGAATAGGTCGGTTCCCCGTCTACGAGCCGCGGCGGTGGGGGAACCGGAGAGGGTGGATTAAGATGTGAGTGaaaaacaggtttaattttGGAAACATGGAAGGCGGGATGAATCCTCCTGTACGCCGGAGGCAATTTGAGTTGGACTGCCACTGGGCTAATAATTTTAGTGACAGGAAACGGGCCGATGAATTTGGGAGCTAACTTATTGGCAACGGAACGGAGCGGAATGTTCttggtagaaagccacactttttgacccacgacgtatacgggaggctttgaccggtggcgatcagtcttagccttggtgcgTGCCCTCACTTGCAACAGAGTCTCACGGGCTCTGTTCCAAGTGCGGTGgcacctctggacaaaggcgtgagcagaggggaccgcgacttcggattccagactgggaaacaaaggtggctggtaacctaaacTGCATTCGAATGGAGAGAGGCCCGTAGAAGACACTGGTAATGAATTGTGTGCATACTCAATCATAAAGAGTTGTtgactccaggaggaaggattcttggacgCCAAACATCGCAACATATGCTCTAAATCTTGGTTGGCTCTCTTGGTCTGCccattggtctggggatggaacccagagGAAAGACTAACCGTCGCCCCAGCAGTCTACAAAACTCCtgccaaaatttggacacaaacTGGTGACCCCTGTCGGACACCACATCtaccgggaggccatgtaaccgaAAGATGTGGTCTATGACagtaaccgctgtctccttggcaGAGGGCAATTTAGTCAAGGGAATGAAATGGgtcgccttcgagaaccggtccactacgTTCAAAACGACCATGTACccctgggagggtgggagggcggtgaCAAAATCTAGAGCGATGTGgaaccagggtctcgaagggacagacagcggttggaGTAACCGATCTGGAGGGCggttggaagtcttaccagtggcacaaaccgagcaagccaaaacaaaactgcggATGTCCCGAGCCATAgcaggccaccagaatcgttgcttaaCCAAAAATCTGGTTcgattaacccctggatgacaagcCACGTTGGAACAATGACCCCACTTGATGACGCAGGACCTTAACCCCTCCGGCACAAACAAACGGTTCGGTGGGCACCCGGGCAGAGGCGTTACCCTTCTAAGGCCGCCAGgaccttcgattcgacctcccatgtaaGAGTGGAGACTACTAATGTCTCaggaagaatacactcgggagtagacgggcaCTCGGATGGATCAAAAATACGAGATAAAGAATCGGGCTTGATGTTCTTGGAGCCCGGGCGGTACGATAGAGAAAAatcaaaacgtccgaaaaaaagtgcccaccgagcctgcctggagttgaGTCTTTTAGCCGATCGAATATATTCTAGGTTCTTGTGATCAGTCCAAACGATAAAGGGTACCCCCGAcccctccaaccaatgacgccattcttccaacgctaatttgactgccaacaactctctGTTAGCAATGTCATAATTGCGTTCAGCGGGAGGCAAACGATGAGAAAAGTACGCGCAGGGATGCATCTTATCGTCTGAGGGCACCCGCTGGGATAGAACTGcgcctacccccacctctgacgcatcgacctccaccacgaactgacgcGAAGGATCAGGGGCAATGAGAATAGGGGCCGAAACGAAGCGGCCCTTCAGTTTGGCAAATGCAGC containing:
- the LOC125249295 gene encoding cytotoxin A5-like, whose amino-acid sequence is MMDLQVSVVLLFIFLTGGYSLKCYSCTSLLTGSCELKVETCPNGNVQCVSSTIEKTIGSAKVTVTSKGCDKCETGTGQLPTGVTYSCCNTDLCNAADGVYKGSFLLLLSPLLFYFLFQ